The genomic stretch agttaggaggtaacgaaataaaccaagtgaaagccgatctagataaagatgatgagaacaagtgaacccttaactcatctctgttagcagattctccacactggatgataaacctgttgacatgctccatagttgatgtaacatcctgtccagaaaacttagtaaaatccggtaccttgtaccgatttggaagtgggattaaatcatatgcaggaggatacggtgtccgataagagtaagtattgactttgtgttttatcccaaactggtctctcattacttcggtaatcttatcggcccaataagcatcggcgtcttgccgatgaggtggttgtggatctggcgcctgctgataAACCTCCGCGTGTCgctgaggcgcacgatctgcatggaacatagggttgatcatctgaccaccaaactgttgaccaagattcatcggctggttaacCATCCCTTGATTTTGGAACCCAGGTTGCATCTGGCcatgttgaaaccctgtagcctgatgattctgttgaggcatctgtggaaagacttgctgcccaggccatccactattagcattcatcggcataggtcctgccgatgactggtaattgggcatcatcactgaattgacataccctggctgagtcataaatctctgttgtgtcggcattggatctgccgatgcattaggcatctggaatgttggagcatgagaattcccagtgtaaggtcttgcagtagtagttgtagtatactggggactctgattcattggcatatttggaggtgccgatgccataggagccttgcctctcatatcggcCGTTTGAGATGTACTAGGTGTCTCCAGCatgaactctgggggcataccaaaaccccaccaattaCGAGGAATAGATCccaacattgccgatgccaataggtcTGTAGTGAGCTTGGTAGACTCATCTGATGTCGGTGGATTGGTCGGCATCGGCGTGGATTGCGCATTAATGACTCctaacgtacttggaggaacagtTGTTTCTGCACccacagcggctgtagcagccgatggagctgtgaccaccggtgatcccggctgatgatagacagggcccacgtaatttggtggcaattgtccttctttaaaagttctagccacggcattgaaaaccatattggacagcacaccagcttgattgatcaaggcacggttgatagcactatcaaccatgtcttggagtttaccaggattggcttcgaaagtaacctgccgaggagcCAGCagcgcttccttctggatcacctcaccactcctgttgatactgaaagatttcaaacattgctccttgtagtcctccataacTTTTGCAAtatcttgcttctgctcatctctgagattggcttccgtcacggggataacgtttTCCAAATCGAAATCGCTAGtcgccatgtcgatcttgatcttgaatctgagtctcactgggcatgccaaaagatgtgttggtgcaaaagttgatctgcaaacacaaagggctaatactcgattcaaacgttaaggcgtgccagccgatttaaccttactaccggcaaaggtgataactcgaatactttggtcccgacaacatcgatgcgcccggatgtcatggccaagaggtattcacgcggaactcgagaatacgtcgagcttaagtcgacgaactcctaagaactcgtaataaaaaggaataatatgacgaagtcatcaaaaaagtagatgccggaatatgagtaaaaacttgtgtttgattgattgatagatgtctcattacaaggccctagggtctacatttataccctgctcaaagagctacaatcagacacgactaggactcgaattccaaattaaacagaatccgtatacaaaacaaatttaaataactaaggaaaacataaaaccaccACTTCGTAACCGACCGgaacaccgccacagatcaatcggcaacctccacgcttcccttcagagtaatcggcagtcttcctgttatagccatcggcaaacaccaatatcaatcatcggcaagaacacgtcaccacctctagacttagtcatattcaatcgtctcttcatcggcaactatcctcatcggcaactcttctacaggttagttaccgttgctccacctgccgatctatattcTACTGGTCTCTagatatgtgtccaaaaacggtgtcaacagcgtCAAAGAGCACTTCCGCAGATTGGgtacataaccctcgaaggagtcacaaactcctccaagggctcgggggctacccccgcggggtagctcgcgcgcccccacggaatctCGATCGATGAGAAGAGCCCCAACccgagcgcaagcgctcgaatagagactcgggggctactgtcgagggtatcaataagggatATCCTAACTGACGCACATGATGAGAGcacccgtacgcaagtcgaggcctccgacTCGGCGCCCCCCGGTCATACAAACGGTCATCGACGCCCAAAGCCTCGAACACGAAAAGGGCGTCGCACGAATCGATTAGGGCTCGAGCACCGGTAACCGTTGAATACAGAAACAGGCTCATACAAATCCAAAAGCCTCGAGCACAAGGACGCCGCCTGCCGCCTGACACGGGCACGgggaccagggcatttaatgtgtCTGCTAcgctctcacctaacccgtcagtcacgggaagcgtgatagggaacaagcacccgtccaatcattctttttgcagccttgcccACCAAATAAGCCAGAGTGTGGCAGGGCGCAGCAAGGTGGTCGGAACGTCccgtcaagacccccctcgagacgtccaaAGTCAGCGCTATGCCTAGTGAGACTTTGAGTGGTATTCGACCCTCGAGCAGACACGTTCCTTCCCGAAGAAGTGTCGGGCAACAGAGGACgacacctcaaccactctgacgcgGCCACAGtcgcgacgtacaagcgtgcaacggaTAAACAGGTCCAGGACGGCACACAGgagcaggattcaggggcacgcgtaatcatcatcagagtaccaagacaagacggctcgaggccacgccggtatggaggcctcgagtgggtcagcgcgccatacccctatcgacccctattcTGTCACATATGTATGTACCCtagacctctccttggaactataaaaggggaggtctgGGAGTAGATACGAAGGAGAACACaagtcatacgtagtagagcaacctTACTCCATCCCCGTTCATACCACGCCTggattcacccctgtacaagcacttaggtgcaagataatacaaacactcccccccactggacgtaggtccttctcttgcccgaaccaggataaatctttgtgtcttttcttgcatcaccatctagaaagAGGAGCACAcactagttttactcgttggtgtgaccccccgcggggaaaacaccgacacacgtcaactaggagttccatcgagtgcgtccaaattgatttctaagcatatggtatgttccatgcaaaccgtgcaactatcttgcatctagattagcactatctccaaacagaccgaagcgagcttccacttgagcctctttacccaggagtacgaacaggtgcatccaaaatggtttcttcggTTATACTGCATTGGGCGTaaacttgcacctatcttgcaccgaaactaacactatctcgaaatggactgaagtgagattccatatgacacacgtcatctaggagttccatcgggtgcatccaaatttatttccgagtatatggtatgttccatgtaaaccgtgcaactatcctacattaagattagcactatctctgaatagacccaaacaagcttccacttgagcctcttctcctaggagtaccatcaggtgcgtctaaaatggtttcttagcttatggtgcattaggcgcaaacagtgcacatatcttgcaccgaaactaacaatgtctctaaatggaccaaagcaagattccatatgccacatgtcatcatggagtttcatcaggtgcgtccaaattgatttccaagcatatggtatattccatgcaaatcgtgcacctatcttgtataaagattagcaatatctccaaacggaccgaaccaagcttccacttgagcctcttcacccaggagtaccaacaggtgcatccaaaatggtttcttagactatggtgcattaggccaaaaccgtgcacatatcttgcaccgaaactaacactgtcgctaaacagactgaagcaagattccatatgacacacgtcatgaaggagttctatcgggtgcgtccaaattgatttctaagaatatggtatgttccatgcaaactgtgcatctatcttgtatcaatattagcactatgtccaaatagaccaacacgagctttcacttgagccctttacctaggagtaccatcgggtgcgtccaaaatggtttcttagcttatggtgcaataggtgcaaaccgtgcacctatcttgtaacaCCCCACTGTTATGATTGCATCAtttacatgcataacatgagcatcatcatgtactcaagcatatcatgatcatcatctatcttgggtcatgtcattttatgcaaaaatgtgatttaacttgcttaattatgcttcctatgcttgtatTTGTTTGTGCCATGCTCATGTGTGTGTGCTATGCCTTAGTAAATAGTttctctatgcttaactcaaccttaggagcaatgttcatgttgatcacttctccaaactaAGTACTTAAGTCATATTTCCATGTATAGGCCctggaaacctcttttgcttaagcttttaaaaagtgtttcataaattgtttgcatgtcaaaactttgtacagaaaagttgtagcacattttataaggaacaaaagttgttttatggacatctcatgaaaatgatcacatcatgCTCCAaaatggcccacaaggcagatttggggctgtttccaacacttagataattttctaagtctgggatcgCAGCAGTTTCCTCGAGGGTGTTTTGTTTagcttccagtttgaattctaggccgaatcaaaccTTGAtgttgtaagcaatgttggagtcctcatgtagctctacaTCATGGAGCAATTAGCTAGCAAAATCATCGAATGGATTAGGAGATAATCGTGGTGCAAAATCAAGTTTCAGTCGGCTTTTGGAAACTGAATGGAGACGTCGTCAGCAGAGGGGAGCTCaccggtgacgccgcgtgtctggactcgtggcgtccgtacgttgtgggggtataaacccctataccctcacgactagacttgggccaggaggcttggcacattacgagacaaattcgaggcttgatccaactgcttggggtttcgcgcaaggaaacaagacatggagatcaagtagaattctagtcggttagaataggaattgatatcgtgctatctatggcagttgttaccgactaggattagtttccaaatctgtaaccctgccctccggactatataaggaggggcaagggacccccctaggacagattattctctcaatccaatacaatcagacgcagaacGTATGTATTAcgaccacacggcggccgaacctggataaaaaccttgtctgtgtcttgcgtcaccatcgagttcgtagcttgcacaccgtctaccgataaactactaccgtgggtataccccaaggtagactgccgactagctttcgtcgacagtggcgcaccaggtagggggtgtgcgcacagcttttccggcgaacaagatggtcatcgttccagcttccacggccgtgcctgaaggacTCACGCTCACTGTCGGCCAGATTACGTGGATGACTCATGGCggcggtctcacgaccacggcttcggaagaaacccagatccgatctgggatcacagcggcatcggctccgaccacactgacaccgagcactcgaccaccgcttcctcgatacaagggaaagaaggtcgATGGCTCGGATCTCttccgagcccttgatcgcgccgatctcaagcttctcgaagcttcccgactaatggatgggatctcgcgccagtcTGATCAAGCCGCGCCAACAGACTTTTTCaactcctgccggccaactcgtgtcgtcacacacaaacggctgggaacgtctctgacgataacctccatCCCCTCAGGACGGTCCGTCGAACTCAAGGCTGACCCAGATCAAGGTTCTCCTTACGGGCTAAACAACTCAGCCGTTCACtattcacggcacatccaatcccttttcaatgaggcgggttggttgccaaagcggagcggtcgaccagctcgtcactacgtcaacatggtgacgatccgagaactacggtatggccgggcttccagcacaaactccagcactaGATCTgttcccaccgaagttataaactccgaAGACAAAGACTACaacctggatttaccaccgtatcctccgggtttctctcgcttcctggtctttccaccccggcgaggagacctcgtcttcaatgtcagcggcgatgaaccggtcgtcgatggagagacagatgagcagaggcagctccgcgagcagcgcaatgccgaccgcgcccgacgacgcgcggacaaGGAACGATAACTCCCACCGCATAACCTCAGCGACGCtcttgacatggtcggggatcagcaagtctacaaaacgccaagcgctaacgtggctgttgccatggcaaacctagatcgactccctgatactctcgagtgccagggtgtccgatccagTGTACGCACGCATCTGAtcaccgcgatgggacagacagccaccttgcttaaaagggtccaagctatctcGTACGCAGAGGTCTCcttcgaccagactcatcgcagccggacctcacctcAACCCAGCGAACACCACCGTAGTCGTTCCCCCAACAATCGTCGAAAGGGTTCACGGCGTgacaacggtggtcgggacgccggcggctaCCGCGAGTAGAATcgtgggcgtggtcaggaagtaaactaggatagggatcttcgatacaacatcccacccaaggacgcccgggaccgcatcaacagacgcgccacggagagagcggtgcacgaaaacctacgtcgcatcgagtacgatgccacgcacggtcctccgggcctaagacagctttcctcacaccttcgccaggtcgtgtggccccataattttaagctcgagaaactcaaaaaatacgacgacaaggaaaacccagaaaactggatcactctctatgaaattgcAGTCCGCTCaacagcaggagatgagcacgtcatggccaactacttcccagtcgtccttgaccaggctggtcatcaatggctcctGGGCCTGCCCGAAGACTCTTTCGATTCCTAGGAAGAACTGCGCCAAgcgtttatcgacaatttcatcactacctgcgagcagcctgggaacaagtacgacctcgagaggataagggacaggaaaaacgagcctctgcgcgattacatccgacgattctcggatatgcgtcttaagatcccgaaaatttcccacgacgaggctataTCAGCCTTCATGaaagggctacgcttccatgaagcactgaggaacaagctactgcgcaaaaggccaacgacgatggccgagctccttgccacgactaaaaattatgccgacgccgacgacgcagaaaaactcatccgggacgatgcgagaggtcccgaccagcctcttcGACGAGACGAAAGTCgtggtcgtttcgacaacaggaaaaATCATCGCCCCGACAACCACGAccatagagaaggttgggacaggcggcgtaacaatcgcgatgacttcagaggcaagcgcccccgcgaccacgaccacgaggtgaatacggtcaagcgtcccaatgggcggcgagactaccaggaagactacaacaagacgttgaaggggccatgccaactgcatccaaaatccaaccatgcgatggaggaatgtcgcgtcctcaaaagcatctacacgcggcgggctgctcaagacgacccagccaagaaaaacgggaaacaggacgggcgcgatcacgaagacgaggatgaggaccaggatagggacccgcgacaccagtatgtcagtcccactaacgtggtccactccatctttgggggcaaggtctccatcgagtctaagcgagaaagaaagctcttaaagagagcctgcctcaacctAGACAACACGGATGGCCTAATCgccgatccaaaatttcctccctggtcgcatagggaaatctccttcagcaggaaggatcagtgggccgccatcccgaagccaggacgtttccctctaatcttggatccttgcatcaacagcatcagattcgagcgcgtgctggtcgacgggggaagctccattaacatcctctttcgcaacagcttgcctgccctcaagataaccccggcacagctaaagccctaagacgctcaattctggggagtcctgccaggtcaaagttcagtacccctcggacagataacgctgcctgtccagttcggaacatccgaccacttttgaacagagttcgtcaactttgtggtcgccgactttgttGGAACTTATCATACTATACTGGGTCgagcatcgctgacaaagttcatggcagttccacattactcatacctggtcctcaaaatgcctataGAGAAtggcgtcctaactgtcagggacaatgtctacaccgcatacacttgcgaggaggaaagcttcaagatcaccgaagcaattgacctttcaatccgcatggcaaaaacagcagctcaagctgcacagctccctcccgaccagctccgactacccgtgCAGGAGATCGCTAGGAGGAATTCAAATACCAAAGAAtataaggaagtacagctggtcgacggcagccccgagaagacggccctcatcggggccaacctggaccctaaataggaagacgcgctcgtcaggtttctaagggacaacgtgagcgttttcgcatggaaacccgcagacatgcccggcatcccacgaaacctgatcgagcactccttaaacgtctcgaagaccgcaagacccatcaagcaaaagctacgacggttcgctcgtgacaaaaaggaggctattaggatagaaataacacggcttctagcagccagatttataaaagaagtgtatcatcccgattggctcgccaatccagttCTTGtacaataatgaatggagaatgtgcgttgattacactgatctcaataaacactgtcctaaagatcctttcggtctccctcgcatcgatgaggtggtcgactcaacgaccggatgcgaactcctctcctttctggactgctactctggttatcacctgatctcgctaaaggaagatgatcagatcaaaacatctttcatcactcctttcggtgcatattgctacacgaccatgtcctttggactcaaaaacgccggagccacctatcaacgggccatccagcagtgcctccacgatgagattcgcgatgacctcgtcggctTATGTAGATGACGTCATAGTCAAAACAAAGGATGCGAGCACTATAGTCACCAATCTAGACCGAACttttaaggcactaaacaaatacaagtggaagcttaatcccaaaaagtgcatctttggggtcccctccggtctaCAGCTCGGCAacatcgtcagccgcgacggcatacggccgaatccttcaaaagtaaaagcactgctcgacatgcgaccacctaagaatgtcaaggatattcagaagctcaccggatgtatggctgccctcagtcgtttcattctagactgggagaaaaaggccttcccttcttcaaactcttgaaggcgtcagaaaaattctcctagacagaggaagctgacgctgcgttcacctagctcaagaccttcctcacctcaccgcctgttcttTACATCGCAGCAACagacagggttgtctccacggcaatagtagtcgagcgagatgagccaggccacgtctacaaggtctagaaacccatttatttcataagcgaagtcttaaacgagtccaagaccaggtacccacagatacagaagctcatatacgccatcctaataACGTCCAGGAAGCTtaagcactacttcgatggccaccgggtcttggtaaccaccagtttccctctgggggacattctgcgcaacaaggacgccaacggcagaattgtaaaatggacaatggaattatgcccattctccctagatttccagagccgcataccgtgaagtctcaggccctggtcgatttcatctcagagtggacggacctcaacgaaCCTTCCGTCTCTGacatctccgaccactggtcaatgttcttcgacaggtccttgaacatcaacgatGCCAGCGCCGGGATACTCtttgtgtcgcctaacaaggacaaactacgctacaTCCTTAGAATCCTCTTTCCAGCATGAAACAATGTCACTGAGTATGAAGCATGCctacacggcatacgactagccgtcgaactgggagtcaaacgcctctacgtccacggcgactctgccttagttatcaaccagctcaacaaggaatgggacacaacccacgagaagatggacctctactgcaaagaaatccgcaaatgggaatccaacttctacggcatagaatacatccacgtggtccgggacaagatccaggcagcggatgcgctgtcaaagttagggtcatctcgggcccaaatctcGCAAGGTGTTTTCGTTCAGGTCATCCacgcgccaagtgtgggcatagacctggtcgaaaagcaacctaatgaggcaatgctcatagacgacgctactccgacaaccagcagccgTGACTGGCACACCCctttcatcaggtatatatcggacgggtcgagctttcaggataaaacggagaacgagcgcctcattcggcgatccaagaattacatactggtggatggcaaacttatgcgaaagaacgcaagttctgaagtgctgctcaaatgcatatcccaagatgacggcATCATGATCTTGGATGACATACacaccggatcctgcggcaaccatgtggcctccagaacactggtcgggaaggctttccgagcaggtttttactggccaaccgcggtcgccgacgccgagaaactggtctgacattgtgaaggatgccagttctttgccaagaggacccacgtacctgctcacgagattcaaactattccgtcatccaggcctttcgcctgctgagGCCCTGACATGATCgtgccatttaaaccggctcccggcaacttcaagttcgtctttgtcctaatcgacaaattctcgaatacatgccactggtcaaagcaacctccgagaaagctgtggagttccttaatcaaatcatacacagattcgggatccccaacagtataatcaccgacctgggcactcagttcactggcactacgttctgggacttctacaatgacaggggcatagtcataaagtacgtgtcagtagctcacccacggcaaacggtcaagtagagcgcGCGAACagaatgattattgatgccctaaagaaaaggttgtacaccgagaatgacagagcacctggtcgatggatgaaagagttaccggccgtggtctggggtcttcgaacacaggctagtcacAATACAggcgtgtcaccctacttcatggtttatggctccgaggcagtgctcccatctgatgtaaccttcggatctccaagagtcaacGGCTGACAACAacagggagctcgaaatcaactgcatggaggaaaagcgtctaatctcatgtcttcgaacagcaaagtatctcgacgccatcaggcggtaccacaacaggaacgtcaaagaccgttccttcgtggtcggtgatctggtactcaagtggaaaacaaacCAGGAAGGAACGCACAAATTATCCACACCTTGGAAAGGACcccttgtggtcgccgaagtcacatgccctacatcctacagactggcgcatccagacggaacacgcctgcgtaattcttggcacatagacaaactgcgtcgtttctatccataaattcCAGCACTTTctgcttgtaagtttcttataattagcaataataaaagttctcttttttgctatatattttttacacgcagagctttcgacgaACACAACAATCTTCCTCTGGGGCGAAGATCCTTAACGATTattaatcaaacacagtgatacatcactcagataacattgcagcgctcaaaatcatggtcatggaaaaatcaaactttattacaaactttacatacagagtttacaataaacaccccactgggcggttcctagtctgctcctacagactatcctacaggcctactgctcgggctgatcatccgcttggccttgctgcccagtTGGAGGGgttggggccaccggcgcctggctggtcgagaccgcaggcgtcgatcgCCCATCTCTGGCAATGGACGCTCCCGATAACTCTCTGGCTGATCTATCtgaccccggctggtcggggagCGTGACCGTCCTgcagaggttgatgtcgccgatcaccgtcgacgacaagtcaagcAGGCCAACACGAAGGTCGTCTTGCAGGCCAACACGAAGGTCGTGCCCTCAATCtagtcgaagcaccttttctgGTACTTCGccattttcattgcgccctacaagaaGAATACATGCTGAACCCAGGAACATCACACATAAGCGTCGAGCAGCGCAAAGgatcacttaccttaacctcgtccacaaGACGCTTTGCCACGCGCTCCACCCTCGTGGCCTCCTCTGTCTACGCGAGCTCCTCATgtccgatgaagtggtccctgcgttggcgccacacgtagacgtgctggcggccatcacgggggcgaccttggatctcctccacgtcaTCGTCAAAGGCCGTCCGGGTCTCCTCGTTCGCCGCACTGCCACCGGccgtggtcgcaggcatcattggaccctggtccaggccaggggagcctacGGGCGAAGAGGCCCCTGTTCGGGGCGGGATCGGGACTCCCCTTTCTTCGGCTGGTGGTGGAGTCGGGGCTCTGCTTCCCTCCTCCACAACGTTACTCGGGGGAGGCGTCCTAGTAGCCTCCTCGTTCCTCGTCGAGGTGCTCGCCGCGGCCCTTGCCGGGGCCGGATGCTCCTCGGTGCTCTCAGCCGTGGTTGTCACCgcgggctgctctgtggtctgcggCGCGGCGTCCCCAACGGCAGCAACAGGCTCGGCTGCCCTCTGGCCAGCAATGTGGCCAGGGTCGAtgtccgatgccgcactaacaGCAAGACGACATTAAACAATGTCAAAAACAACAACAAAACACAAAATATCGCAGTACGAAAGTAAGATTAAAAACTTACAGGTCAGAGCGCCTGTGTGTCGCGGTGAACCttctcct from Sorghum bicolor cultivar BTx623 chromosome 3, Sorghum_bicolor_NCBIv3, whole genome shotgun sequence encodes the following:
- the LOC110433686 gene encoding proteoglycan 4-like; the encoded protein is MPCLKRVHSAYEYAGSQDPTKMSPEVLGKAEVQQLLNELFNFADDSFVRSGDRMQAFKLGRPAPKIGDIDRCAVYISLAPGMENPVGMDPPEDDAAECPQYTSSDEEQNRPTPTTEGRVVGKRPLVVDPSPAETLPAEGSKAPKRRRAASDIDPGHIAGQRAAEPVAAVGDAAPQTTEQPAVTTTAESTEEHPAPARAAASTSTRNEEATRTPPPSNVVEEGSRAPTPPPAEERGVPIPPRTGASSPVGSPGLDQGPMMPATTAGGSAANEETRTAFDDDVEEIQEEATRVERVAKRLVDEVKGAMKMAKYQKRCFD